In Eubacteriales bacterium mix99, the DNA window TCCAAAGAACATCTGGAATAGAAGATTGGAACCATCGACAACTAATAATTTCTGCATATGTTTTCCCCGGAATCTTTTTTCTTAATTATACAACAAAATATCCCATTCTGAAAGCAGTTTGTGAAACCCTCACAGGCTGCTTTTTCATATCTGGAAAAAACAGCGATTTCGCCCTAATAACCCATGTAGGACACATACGGGATAGCCTATCAAAATTTGAGAGAATAGCCTTACAGGTCGCGCTTGTGGCCTTAAAACTGAATACCGCAGCCGGTAGGATACCGGCCAAAGCAACCTTGCCAATGTCGTGAACCGGAGTAGCAGCGCGAGGGCTTTTGGTCGAAAAAATGCGCCCAAGGTCACACAAGGCCGGACGCAGGAACGATGCCGGGATGAAAGCGGAAATACCCAACTACACACGCCGGCGCACCGGCGACGGCGCGAAGCTCACTATTACCAACCGTGACACCGAGGGATTTTGTTTCAACCTTCGCTTCGACAAGGAAGTTTGCCGCCGGGAATTTATCGGCAACAGCATCGACGGCGATGAGGACGAGGACGCGCTCATCTGTCTGCTGGATGATTTTCTGAAAGACGATTGGAGCGGCACGGCTACGGAATTGTGCGGTGAATTATCCGGCAGCAACTTTGACCTCAACCCCGCCACCCTCACCAAGAAGCTGAAAGCCATGTCCGGCTTATTCAGAAAGGATTTCCACATCCTCATTGATTTCGAGCGAACCCGCAGCAGCAGGCGGATTTTTCTGCGTCGGGAACAGGATGCGTTACGGTGTGACGGTTAATATGAACATACCCCCTGCCGTCTCTCCTACTGTCACACCCCGCAAAATCCGTGATGGCAAATCAGCCGAGGGGGTACACCATAACTGCCGTCACACCGTCACACCTGTCACCGTTTCGCGCAATTTCCGTTCAGCGGAAAAGGTGGGGCTTACGGAGAGCAAGCACGGCAAAAGGATAACCTTTTGCCGATTTGTGCTTGTTGGGCACTACCCAAACCCGTCTTAAAAAGCACAAATCCATATCACAAGGAGATGAATATATTTGCAGAATTGAACCAGAGCCGAGCAGCTTATCATCCGGGTAACGCCGGAAGAAAAGGCGCTCATTCAGAAGAAAATGCAGCAGTTCGGCACGGAAAATTTCAGCCGCTACGCCCGTAAAATGCTCATTGATGGATATGTGATTCACGTTGACCTGAGCCAGTTCCAGATGCTCGCCGGAGAGGTGAACAAGGTCGGCATCAACATCAACCAGATTGCAAAGACCGTGAACGCCAGCGGCATGACTTACCCCGATGAAATGGAGCACCTGAAGGAGATGGTTAATGAAATATGGCGGTTACTAAAATCATTCCTATCCGATTTACTATCGAAAAGTCGGTAGATTATATTTGCAATCAACACAAGACCGGCGATTGTCTGTACATTCATTCCGAGCATTGCGTTCCGCAGATGGCGGCGCTGACTTTCCGGCATCACCTCGACCAAGCTCGCGCGGGCGGCAACACCATCGGGCGGCACTTGATTCAGTCCTTTGCGCCGGGAGAAGTTTCACCCGAGGTGGCGCATGAGATTGGCAAAAAGCTGGCCTCTGAAACCCTCGGCGGGAAGCATGCTTTTGTCATGGCGACCCATGTTGACCGTGGGCACATCCATAATCATTTCGTGTGGGGTGTTGCCGATGTGGAAACCCATAAAAAGTATCATTCAAACAAGCGCAGCTATCACGACATCCGCGATGCCAGCGACCGCCTGTGCGAGGAATACAGCCTGTCGGTCATCGCACCGCAGGGCGTAGGCAAGAGCTACACCGAGTACCACGCCAAGAAAGAAGGTACGAGCTGGAAGGCCAAGCTCAAGGCGGCGATTATGCGGAGGATTCTTTATGACGCAGAATAACCGAGAAATCCACTCCAAATGAGCACATCCAACCGCAGCCCACGCTGCTCAAAAGCATTATCGACATCGAGGGCAACGAGAAAATCAAGTCCAGCCCCGGTTACAAACAATGGGCGGCAATATTCAATCTCAAGCAGCTATCAGAATCGATTAATCTCATCCAGCAGTACGGCGGCATTGATGCCTTTGACGAGCTTTACAAGGGTGCCATCGGCGACAAGCTGGCGCTATCTCGGGGACTGAACGGATTGGACACCAGCATCAAGAGCCTGTCCACCCTCCGCAATAATCTCCGGGCTTATGGGCGCACGAAAGATGTGTTTAATCAATACCGCGCCCTGCCCGAAAAGCAGCGCCCCAAATTTTATACCGCCAACAAAGATGACATCGATGCGCACAGGGCGGCGAAAACGGCGCTGTCCGCATCCAAACAGCCCATCCCTACCGCCACAGGTCGTCACCGCAGAAATCGAGCGTCTGCAGGCGCAGAGCGCCGATGCCAATGCTCGGTACAAGCGGAACGAGGCCAAGCCCAAAGAGATGGATGTTATCCGCAAGAATCTGTATTCCATTATACGTCAGAACAAAGGCCGCGACCGAGGCAGAGACAACGGCTTGAGTATGTAACTTTTAATCCATAAGCTCCGAAAACAACTCGTTTAGCAAATGATTATTGTCCTCTTTATTACACAATGCCGATGCCGTAATTTTATGTTTTGGGAAATATGGCAGTGAAAAAGTCCACGCCAAAATCTCCGCCAACCGCATAATATGCGGTATCTCCATTTTTATCAAAACGGTATATGCCCAAGCCATAACTCTTTCCTTCGCCTCTCGTCACTTGAGCTTTTAGGAAATCCTGTAATGCTTTCTCTGACAACACACGACCGGCAAATACTGAACACCAGAGTGTATCTAAATCTTGAGCACAAGTAAACAAGCCCCCATCTGAACCGCCTAAAATCGGGAGGCTGAAAATATTAGTGCGTGAAAGACCTGATACACCATCATACCTGGGGGATACAGAGTATTCATGCATCCCTTTATTCAGATAGAATTTCCCCAATTATTGGTTCGTATACTGTCCTTTATGCTTAAATCAAATTTTATTTCCGGGAGAGGATGACAATGCTTCAGATCTTCGGCAAATCTTTCCTCAATGGTTTCATTGTAACGATAATGCTCCCTGTCAGCATCTTCTTCACACTTATCCAGAAGTTGCCGGTTAAAATCAGACAGGGAAAGAAAGTGTGGTATGGGGACCAAAAAGTTGCGCCTTTGATAACCAACCTTGTTTTCCACATTCCCCTTTTCATGTCCCTCACCGGGATTTACAAATACTGCCTGGAATCGGTAATGCTCACGAAATCGCTCAAACCGTTCAGTGGTCTTTCGTCCGCCGCCCCGTATTATTTTGATGACAATTGTTTTGGTGTTATCAAACCATATCTCCCCGGGTACCACTCCGATGTGCCGGAAGATCGCATCCATCCCTTCCAAAATGCATTCCATGTTCTCTCCATGGAACAACTGCATGTAGCCCTTATTGCTGTGGGGGAAGGATACCTCCAGATATTTTCCGGATACCCGTCTGCCATTCTCATAAAAATCAGCCGCTCCGAAATCCACCTGTGCTTCCCCCGGGCTATGCTCAAGGGGTAAAAAGCCATCTCGGGCATCGCTGAAGATTTCCTTATGCTTTGCAGCATAGTAGGCAGCTACCGTCCTGTAGGAGCAATCAAAGCCCGGGGATTCCTCCCTGAGACGGTGAAACACTCTTTTGGCAGTATGCCGTTGTTTACGCGGTGCCTGCTTGTCCTCCTCCAGCCATCTGTCTATCATTCCTTTGTAGGGATCGAGATTTGGACAAAAACGTCGTTCTTCTGTCGGCTTAGGATCAGGTTCGTTGAAATCATTCATGTCAACATATTTTCGTACTGTCCTCCAATCCATTTTTAGTGATTTTGATATTTGCCCAATCTTTTCTCCTTTCACAAAATACCGATATCTGATATCCTTTATGTTGTCCATTGTAAGCATTGTCCTCTCCTCCTTGTGTGTATACGCATAAACACAAGGATATATTCCTGAGATGATGTCTGCAATGGGCTTTTGCAATTCTATGCATTTTCCAATTGCAATACTATGGATTTTCCACTTGCAACTTTCTGTATTTTTATTATACAACAAACAGGTTAACGGGAACGGCTGTGTTATCAACATGGGCAAGTCATGTCTTTCCGCGTAGACCCGGAGGACGCGGGGGCACTCATGGATATTCTGAAACAGGCGCGGGAACAGTGCGAAAAAGAAGCCCGACCCGCCGCGTTCAAGGTGCGCGTCCAAAATCCGAAACAGTCGAGCATAAAACAACAGCTTGCAGCAGTGCTTGACCTCTATCACGTCGCCGTGCAAGCGGCAGGCGCACAAGCGGAAAAAGCCAAGCCGCAAAAGAGAAAAAGCGCGAAAAAATACTATTTTTTATAGTTTAAAATTAAAAAGGTGTTGACGTGGGAACCTTCCCACAGTATATAGTAGTGTTATAAAGGTAGAACGTCGATATCTTAGTCCTGAACCCCGGGAATTCAACACTGTCCTCGCAGACCTGGAGAAAGCAGCCATGGATTGCCAGGTTTCACCTGGCAACCCGTCAGGAAAAACAAAATATGGTTCATGATTGGGATTGTGATTCCTTGCTCGCAGGGACCATCATTGGAAAGAAGAAATATAAAAAATAACAGGAATGGAGAAAGAGCAGGAAAGAAGGTGTGTTTATGCATTACATGGGTTTTGATATTGGCGGGACTTCCATTAAATATGGAGTTTTGACAGGTACCGGAGAGATTGTTTTGAGAGATTCCTTTCCAACGCCGGAAAATGAGGAGCAAATTCTTCATCAGATGGAACAGGCATTTTTCCTTTGCCGGAAGCAAGTATCGGATATTGCCGGTATCGGTATCTCTTCTCCGGGCCAGATGGCAGAGGATGGTACATTGATTGTGGCGGGCGCGATTCATTCCCTGTATGGAGTGAATTTAAAGAAAGGACTGGAAAAGAAAGCGGCGATTCCCGTTGTGATCGAAAATGATGCCAATTGTGCAGCGATTGCCGAGCAATGGATTGGCAATGCCCGGGACTGTAAGAATTACATCTGCGTGGTATTGGGTACCGGGGTTGGCGGGGG includes these proteins:
- the mobC gene encoding plasmid mobilization relaxosome protein MobC, with product MIRVTPEEKALIQKKMQQFGTENFSRYARKMLIDGYVIHVDLSQFQMLAGEVNKVGININQIAKTVNASGMTYPDEMEHLKEMVNEIWRLLKSFLSDLLSKSR
- a CDS encoding relaxase/mobilization nuclease domain-containing protein translates to MAVTKIIPIRFTIEKSVDYICNQHKTGDCLYIHSEHCVPQMAALTFRHHLDQARAGGNTIGRHLIQSFAPGEVSPEVAHEIGKKLASETLGGKHAFVMATHVDRGHIHNHFVWGVADVETHKKYHSNKRSYHDIRDASDRLCEEYSLSVIAPQGVGKSYTEYHAKKEGTSWKAKLKAAIMRRILYDAE